The following DNA comes from Methanobrevibacter ruminantium.
CACGAGGATCGAGCCCTAACCATTTTGAAAACATTTTATGAGATAATATTGTAGCGCTTAAGAAGATTACAACATCACCATGCTTGAATAGATAATCTTCAGCATAATGATTTACTCTTAGTGGCTTGAATGATACCCCATGCTCATCTGCATCAATCACCCAATTTCCCGGTTCCTTTTCAAGATTTGTTTTAAGAGCCTTTAATTTTCTTATAGTGGAGTTGATCCTATCTGCATTATTAGTTGGCAAATCCTTTATTTCAATATCTGAGTAATGGCCTTGAATTGCATCAATTTCCATTATCCATTCGCCTTTTTCAGCACTTTTCAGAGTTTGCGGACTTATGACTTTCTTGATGTCCTTTTCAAGCTGGCGATTGTATAAATTAATCTCCATTGTTCTCATTAACTTGTCTTCAATGTTATGTGCCTCGTCAAGAATCAATAGGCTTCTTTTTCCGAAGTGCTTTACATAATTCAATTCCAATATGGCATAGTCATAATTCATCAAGGTTATTGGGGAATTGATTGCATTTGCCTTTTGTTGCCAGTATTTACAGTGATCAGTTGTTTGGAAGAAGACATCACTTCCAAAGGAATCCTGGAAAGCCAATTCTCCAGTTAATGTTGGATTTTTGCTTATTCCATAAGGACAGAAGAACTTAGAGGATTTTGGTGCTGTTTTACAAGCCCCCATATCACAGGTAACTTCAAATCCATCCTTTAAACAGTCAAAGTTGCCTCTTCCCTTTACAAGAGGAAAATCAAACTCATCTGCATATTGCTTTTGAAGCTGCTTTGTCATTGTCAAAATATATGCAGATTCATACATACGGGCCAATGTGGAGGCAATAGCTGATTTTCCTGTTCCGGTACCTGCTTCCAAGATGATGTATTTGTATCCTTTTGAAATTGCCTCTTCAATATCTGCAATAATCTCCAGTTGGCCTTCCCTTGGCTGTTCAAATGGAAAATTCTCGATTATCTGTTCTGGAATTTCAGGATATTCCTCTTTTAATTTATCAATAACATCTTGAGGAAGATCATGCTCTGCAATATCATAAATCTCTGCATTAGGAACATCCAAATCCTCACTAACAGTTAGAGGTTTACGATTTTCATATTGATAAATCCCTTTAGCACCTGTAGATTTTTTATTGCTTGAAGAAGAGCTTTTGGAATTATTAGGATTACTGAAAAAAGTGCCCCCTTTCTTCTTTTCCTTTTTCACATAAGGCTTTTTTGTTCTATCTGCAACGTATTTTCCACATACGCAATTTTTCTTAAGCATCCCACAATTGGGACAAAATAATGAGTCTGACATTACAATTATATTAGGATTAAGTTATATAAAAAGGTTTTAGAAAGAGCGAGTGAAAGGTAATATTTATTATAAAAAATTGATTTTAAGTTGTTATATCTGTTTTTAAATGCAATATTCCAATCAAATCGAAAAATTATAATTAAAATAGAAGAATCAGTGAAAATAGAAAAAATAAAATGAAAAAATAAAAACAGCAGAAAAATGTAAACTGAATGAAAAAAATAAAAAAATAATAATTAATTAAAAAATTAATTATTTAGAAAGCGAAAGCTTCCCCATCTGGGGATTCCACTAAAAAATTGCAGCAGTCATCACCCATGGTGAAACATTTAACTTCAGTTACGTCAACATCCTTTTTAAGATAGTTTGAGAATAATGCTTCAAAAATACCTGCATCTAAGTAACAGGTTGGTTTACCTTTTTTAGGAAGCAAACTGCATTCGAAACATTCATAAGCAGTAATGTTAATGATATCTCCCAATTCTATTTCGAGTTTGCCTAAACCATTGTCATCCCAGAATTGAATGATATTGTTACAGAACTTGTTGATGTCTTCTTCATAAAGCTTTTCATACATTGCTGCTCCAATATTCTTACCTGATTGGTTTAATACAGGGTTTATGTTGATTCCTTCTTGAATTAAGTTAGATCTCAAGGTATGGAACAATAGGAAAGAGAACTTGAAGTTGTCTACATCCATGATATTTTTAACCAAGAATTCAGCTTGTCTTTCTTCCAATTCCTTTTCATCTCCTGATTGGACTTCACCTAAGAATTTTGAATTGATGAAGAAGATTTTCTTTCTGTGATCGTTTGCATCGAATCTGTAACTTACGATTCCATCTTCCCTTAATGATTTCAAATGAACGGAAATGGTAGATTTGGATTTTCCAGTGTTTTTAACAATTTCGTCAAATTCCATATCAGTGTCTTTCAACATTGAAAGAATTGTTAATTTCACTGGACTTTTAACTACCTTTACACCAAGCTCACCAGGAGCCTTTGCAAAAATTTGAATTGCTTTTGGTCTGATAGTCTTTTCTTCATTTTCCATAATAAACCCTCAAAAAATAAAAATCTTTAATATTATATAATTCTGTATAAAATTTTTTAAGATTTATAAAAAATCTTAAACAGTATAAACAAAAATTGTTTGATAATTATAGTATAAACTTTCTTACATATATACTTGTTCTTATGTTTACAAAATGTTTTATTATCTTAGATTTTAGTACGAATAGTTTTTAAAAATTATGTGGTTTTTTACTAAAAAATACGAACATTCGTTATAAAATATCCAAAATAGGGAAAAAATACGAACAAATTTAAAAAAATAACATATGTTAAGAGAGTTTTGAAAATAAATAAAAAAGTGTATTCATAAGAAATGAATTTAAAAATTTTTTACAATAATTAATATTTCTTACAAATACTTAATTCAAATCATCAAGATCTGAAATTAAAGTTCTAATTTTTTAGCTTCTTCAACTAATTTTTGACCTAATTTGAAGCTGGTGTCATCGTCTTCTCCATCAGGTACGTAGTAGATTTCCTGTTGGTCGAGAACTTCGAATCCACATTCAGTGAGTTCGTTTGCGATGAATTCTACAGCTCCACCTCTTCCTCCCATGGAACCGAAGGTAACAGCAGGTCTTTTGAATCCAGTTCTGTTGAAGTGGAGACCTTTCAAGTAGTAAATGATGTCACCAATGCTTGGGAATGGGAAATCGTTGATGGTTGGAATACCAAAAGCAACTGCCTTACTGGTTAAGATGCTTTTTACGATTTCACTTCTTTCATCTTCATGCAAGAAGTACATTTCCACATCGTATCCTTCTGCAATGATTCCTTCAGCAACTTCGTGAGCCATTTTTTGGGTAGAGTAGTGCATGGTATCGTAAACAATGGTTACTTTGTCTTCTGCTCTCTTACCGGTTGCCCAGTCACTGTAAGCACCGATGATTTTCATTGGGTCAGTCCAGATTTGACCGTGAGAAGGAGCAATCATTTTAACTTGTTCTAAAAGGCCTAATTCAATGATTTCATCAAATTTATTAAGTACTTTTTTAGATAATGGGGTAATTAAGTTACCGTAGAACTTTTGTGCTGCATCCATAAGTACAACTTCTGGAATGTCAGTGTCAAATCTTTTAGCGAAACATAAGTGTTGACCGAATGCATCGTTAGGGAATAAGATTCCATCTTCTGCAAGTAAGGTGAACATGCTGTCAGGCCAGTGAAGCAAGAAAGCATCTAAGAATGCTAAGGTTTTACCGCCTAAGTCAAGTGCATCTCCAGTTCCTACGATGTTGAAATCTGCACCTTCTAATTTAGGGTAGTGTCTGAGTAATCCGCCTTGAGCGATCTTACTGCAGTAAATTGGTGCGTCGAATTTTTTCCATAAGTCGTATAAGACACCACTGTGATCTTTTTCTACGTGGTTTTGAACGATGTAGTCTACTTTCATTTCTCTACCTTCTTGTTCAAATGCGTCTTCGATACGAGCCATCATTTCTTCAGTTTTTCCAGGATATGCGTTATCAATAATAGCTACTTTTTCACCAAATACAATGTAAGCATTGTAAGTGGTTCCATCTAAAGTGTATCCGTGGTAAGATCTTAAGTCCCAGTCAAGTACACCAATCCAGTATACTCCATCACCTATTTTTTGTGCTTTTGCTTTCATTTCAATTCCTCAAAATATTTAATTGAATAATCTTAATACATAAAATCTTATGTATTACATTTCAGCATATTTTCTTAACTAAAGTAATATTAGTTCGTAAATGCTTAAACATCTATTTATATGTTTTTCTACATATATAAAGTTTTGGTTTGATAGAATACGAACAAAATTACCACTGAAAAAATAAATGGAAATAAAAATGATAATTACATTAGAATGGGGGTCCAACCACTCCGACAACCAGACTAACCACAATAATTATTCCCATAAAGAAAGACATGAATGTTACAATTGGCTTATAAGCGCTTTCAGGCATTATGTAGGACAAGAGATTTTCAAGCAAATGACCTCCATCCAAAGGTTTCATTGGAAGCAAGTTGAAAGTGCCGATAGCAAAATTCAGGAAATAAATCCAAAACAATAACTCACTTAAAGGCATTAAAATCCATAATAAAGGAGTGTAGAACTGATTGTCAAAGCCATCTGCAATAACGTTGTTTGTATTGACTTGGACTCCCATAAAGCCTAAGGATCTGTTCATAGGATTTGATTTCAATTGGAAACTGTAATCTCCTTGATCCGTGTGAATATTAACCGTTTCATTTGGCTTTAAGGTATTTGTAGCTTTCTGAAAAGACGCCATGTCATTTACAGTGAGATTATTTATTGATCTGATTACCATCCCTTCAGACATATGATTAATGGCATTTCCATCTGAAGTCAATCTGTTAATGACAACCCCATCATCTTCAAACACCATAGGCACGATAAATGAAGAAATGACCATCATGATAATCATTGCAATAGCTGCTAAGGTTAAATTTGCCATAGACCCTGCTACATAAATTCTCATCTTGGCTGGGCGGCTTAATTCATTCAATTCCTCTTCATCAGGTTCTACAAAAGCCCCGGGAATAATCGCAAACAACAAGAGCCCTATTGAATTTATATTGATTTTTTCCACTCTTGATAAGATTCCGTGACTGAATTCATGAACTATCAGAACTGTTGCAATAGCAATAAGTCCAGCAAGCAATGGAATGAATATAGGGGAGCCTGGGACTTCAACTCCTGGAACGACTAAACTAACTGTAGGAGCATCCACCAATGTCTTTAATGAATAGACCAAGGCACCAGCCATTAAAATCATGAATCCGGTTGAGATAACGATTCCTAAATTCATGTACCATTTCCAAAATCTTGGAGCACGATTGGCCAATCTATCTATAAAACCTCTTAACCTTTGTGTTCTCCACATCAAAATAGGAAAATTAACTTCAACTCCATGGTCTGTAAGCTGGTTTTTAAATACAATTGCAATAGTCCATATGAGAATGAAAGCTATCACATAATAATATATACCGTTCATAATAACACAATAAAGATTTTTAAAAGTTTAAAATATTATAAAAAATTATTCTTTAATAAGATTTTTTGAATAAATTTTTATTTATTTGAATAATATTATTAAGTTTTCATAATATAAAAAAGTACTCATTTTAGAAATTTTTAAAAGACATGAAGAGAATAGAATAAA
Coding sequences within:
- a CDS encoding helicase C-terminal domain-containing protein; amino-acid sequence: MSDSLFCPNCGMLKKNCVCGKYVADRTKKPYVKKEKKKGGTFFSNPNNSKSSSSSNKKSTGAKGIYQYENRKPLTVSEDLDVPNAEIYDIAEHDLPQDVIDKLKEEYPEIPEQIIENFPFEQPREGQLEIIADIEEAISKGYKYIILEAGTGTGKSAIASTLARMYESAYILTMTKQLQKQYADEFDFPLVKGRGNFDCLKDGFEVTCDMGACKTAPKSSKFFCPYGISKNPTLTGELAFQDSFGSDVFFQTTDHCKYWQQKANAINSPITLMNYDYAILELNYVKHFGKRSLLILDEAHNIEDKLMRTMEINLYNRQLEKDIKKVISPQTLKSAEKGEWIMEIDAIQGHYSDIEIKDLPTNNADRINSTIRKLKALKTNLEKEPGNWVIDADEHGVSFKPLRVNHYAEDYLFKHGDVVIFLSATILSHKMFSKWLGLDPRDVYHIQVDSPFSVEKRPIELNLAGKMSKNRVKQSAPKSIEIMQKILKRHEGEKGLIHTHSYKCQQYIINNLYNNRLIAHGTNNRERVLQFFEEDENPLVLVSPSMSEGVDLPYDKCRFQIIYKIPFPYLGDKQINMRMKKDQRWYAYKTAMTLVQTYGRGMRADDDSCVTYILDSDIQMLLKSPLYKSLIPDFFKEAIVINDDKII
- a CDS encoding V4R domain-containing protein; the encoded protein is MENEEKTIRPKAIQIFAKAPGELGVKVVKSPVKLTILSMLKDTDMEFDEIVKNTGKSKSTISVHLKSLREDGIVSYRFDANDHRKKIFFINSKFLGEVQSGDEKELEERQAEFLVKNIMDVDNFKFSFLLFHTLRSNLIQEGININPVLNQSGKNIGAAMYEKLYEEDINKFCNNIIQFWDDNGLGKLEIELGDIINITAYECFECSLLPKKGKPTCYLDAGIFEALFSNYLKKDVDVTEVKCFTMGDDCCNFLVESPDGEAFAF
- a CDS encoding FprA family A-type flavoprotein encodes the protein MKAKAQKIGDGVYWIGVLDWDLRSYHGYTLDGTTYNAYIVFGEKVAIIDNAYPGKTEEMMARIEDAFEQEGREMKVDYIVQNHVEKDHSGVLYDLWKKFDAPIYCSKIAQGGLLRHYPKLEGADFNIVGTGDALDLGGKTLAFLDAFLLHWPDSMFTLLAEDGILFPNDAFGQHLCFAKRFDTDIPEVVLMDAAQKFYGNLITPLSKKVLNKFDEIIELGLLEQVKMIAPSHGQIWTDPMKIIGAYSDWATGKRAEDKVTIVYDTMHYSTQKMAHEVAEGIIAEGYDVEMYFLHEDERSEIVKSILTSKAVAFGIPTINDFPFPSIGDIIYYLKGLHFNRTGFKRPAVTFGSMGGRGGAVEFIANELTECGFEVLDQQEIYYVPDGEDDDTSFKLGQKLVEEAKKLEL
- a CDS encoding site-2 protease family protein; translation: MNGIYYYVIAFILIWTIAIVFKNQLTDHGVEVNFPILMWRTQRLRGFIDRLANRAPRFWKWYMNLGIVISTGFMILMAGALVYSLKTLVDAPTVSLVVPGVEVPGSPIFIPLLAGLIAIATVLIVHEFSHGILSRVEKININSIGLLLFAIIPGAFVEPDEEELNELSRPAKMRIYVAGSMANLTLAAIAMIIMMVISSFIVPMVFEDDGVVINRLTSDGNAINHMSEGMVIRSINNLTVNDMASFQKATNTLKPNETVNIHTDQGDYSFQLKSNPMNRSLGFMGVQVNTNNVIADGFDNQFYTPLLWILMPLSELLFWIYFLNFAIGTFNLLPMKPLDGGHLLENLLSYIMPESAYKPIVTFMSFFMGIIIVVSLVVGVVGPPF